From the genome of Chitinivibrio alkaliphilus ACht1, one region includes:
- a CDS encoding ABC transporter substrate-binding protein codes for MKKGPASLFLMGVVSLLILVGACSSPDELAHPGEYPRSQTLYMGGHVWDAPRNFNPLNSWPVTWPATANSNLLFETLFAFNINSGQLEPLLGREWSLSEDLLVVSLHDRARWNDGRSVTNDDVLYTFHLHRQYPTLFSDVWDHINDMFVLEETGQIVFELCTEDYNPLVVKDALATVPILPGHVYAPLENAARTTVEQQGGRGEDQFAKDVLSKLQSFENLDRPVGSGPYTVIEATESRVGLVRIPTYWGNDVLYEGRQAGPKYIVHPIYESNREYNDALRCGDIDVSSTFSQNIEEMRSDGVGTWFDEEPYYVPGSIPSLVVQHLPEDVLQYRGESLPAGWTKNVLQDRVFRRVVDMAIDREAIRSEAMHSYAPPIHPGYIISHDMPTGNIEGTYFSVDDAHAAASYYYEEDHGRSLAAARRKLREAGYEWSSEENLISPVGDTVYQLRVTCPAGWTDWEDAVEIAVANMQEVGIPAEAVFINEGEYWEALARGDFDFIVKTPQANQVPSLPWSRFESALASSSVVPVGEWASGNEGRYVHSGMDSLLKRIPAISSDEELAEAYEKLNRIFMEEVPLIPLMYRPSVFYQFTTTYWSGFPTHNDGKGISPQNLNVGSAVKGLWELYPTER; via the coding sequence ATGAAAAAAGGTCCGGCAAGTCTCTTTTTGATGGGGGTGGTGTCTCTACTCATTCTGGTCGGGGCGTGTTCATCTCCCGATGAGCTTGCGCACCCCGGGGAGTACCCACGTTCTCAGACGTTGTATATGGGGGGGCATGTGTGGGATGCTCCGCGCAACTTCAATCCACTAAATTCATGGCCGGTGACATGGCCGGCAACAGCAAATTCAAACCTGCTTTTTGAGACACTCTTTGCGTTTAACATCAACTCAGGTCAATTGGAGCCCCTTTTGGGGCGCGAGTGGTCACTTTCTGAGGATTTACTTGTGGTTTCTCTGCATGATCGTGCACGGTGGAATGATGGTCGTTCGGTTACCAATGATGATGTTCTCTATACCTTTCATCTTCATCGTCAGTACCCAACTCTGTTCAGTGATGTCTGGGATCATATCAATGACATGTTTGTCCTAGAGGAGACGGGGCAAATTGTTTTTGAATTGTGTACAGAGGACTACAATCCATTAGTGGTGAAAGATGCCTTGGCGACAGTACCCATTCTTCCTGGGCATGTGTATGCGCCACTTGAGAATGCTGCAAGAACCACGGTTGAGCAACAGGGCGGCCGTGGAGAAGACCAGTTCGCCAAAGATGTTCTTTCGAAGTTGCAATCCTTTGAAAATCTTGATCGCCCCGTTGGTTCTGGGCCATATACCGTTATTGAAGCAACAGAATCTCGTGTTGGCCTTGTACGAATCCCAACCTACTGGGGCAATGATGTGCTTTATGAAGGACGCCAGGCGGGCCCCAAATATATTGTCCACCCGATCTATGAATCAAACAGAGAGTATAATGATGCACTTCGGTGTGGTGATATAGATGTCTCTTCCACCTTTTCTCAAAATATAGAAGAGATGCGCAGTGATGGTGTTGGTACGTGGTTTGACGAAGAGCCCTACTACGTTCCGGGTTCCATTCCTTCCCTTGTTGTTCAGCATTTGCCTGAGGATGTTTTGCAGTATCGAGGGGAGTCGCTTCCTGCAGGTTGGACGAAAAATGTGTTGCAGGATCGTGTGTTTCGACGTGTTGTTGATATGGCCATTGATCGGGAGGCAATTCGTTCTGAAGCAATGCACTCGTACGCACCTCCCATACATCCGGGGTATATTATCTCACATGATATGCCTACGGGGAATATAGAAGGTACGTATTTCTCCGTAGACGATGCGCATGCCGCTGCCTCTTACTATTATGAAGAGGATCATGGTCGATCTCTTGCGGCTGCACGGAGAAAACTTCGTGAGGCGGGGTATGAGTGGTCATCGGAAGAAAATCTTATCTCCCCCGTGGGCGATACGGTGTATCAGTTGCGTGTTACCTGTCCTGCCGGCTGGACTGATTGGGAGGATGCGGTGGAAATTGCCGTGGCGAATATGCAGGAAGTTGGCATTCCTGCTGAGGCTGTCTTTATTAATGAGGGGGAGTATTGGGAGGCCCTTGCCCGTGGAGATTTTGACTTCATTGTAAAAACGCCCCAAGCAAACCAGGTTCCCTCTCTTCCGTGGTCTCGTTTTGAATCAGCCTTGGCCTCTTCCTCGGTTGTTCCGGTCGGAGAGTGGGCCTCAGGTAATGAGGGGCGCTATGTCCATAGCGGTATGGATTCTCTGTTGAAGCGCATCCCCGCTATTTCATCTGATGAGGAGCTTGCTGAGGCGTATGAAAAGCTGAATCGTATTTTTATGGAAGAGGTCCCTCTTATTCCCCTTATGTATCGCCCCAGTGTGTTTTATCAGTTTACCACTACCTATTGGAGTGGGTTTCCAACGCATAATGACGGTAAGGGGATATCTCCGCAAAATTTGAATGTTGGATCGGCCGTGAAAGGTTTGTGGGAGTTATACCCCACAGAGAGATAA
- a CDS encoding 4-phosphoerythronate dehydrogenase: MKILADKNIPFVKEAFNVFGDVCTVQGEDIVPEALTGVDILLVRSVTEVTADLLAGSSVKFVGTATIGTDHVDVAHLQEAGIGFASAPGSNANSVAEYVISAITSLLPDYAEKKIGIVGVGNVGSAVYKKSAALGMKALLNDPPKARNLSSFSTLQETLSEADVVTVHVPLTYDGDTSTYGMVNDHFLSSLKPGALFINTSRGKTLCAEPLLAHAGRLGGYVLDVWPDEPEISNELLSVTRIATPHIAGYSYDGKCMGTAMISRAAAAFFFQETDWVYEPERASEATREIDYTPEGGVAAVVRAAYNIEEDSGKLHKMTSLTGQERVSYFRSLRRSYPQRYEFSHYRVRGISSDTHDAKKLRLLGFRL, encoded by the coding sequence ATGAAAATACTTGCGGATAAAAATATACCTTTTGTCAAAGAAGCCTTCAATGTTTTTGGTGATGTCTGTACAGTACAGGGAGAAGATATTGTTCCTGAAGCACTTACGGGGGTTGATATTCTTCTTGTCCGATCTGTCACAGAGGTTACCGCAGATCTGCTTGCAGGAAGTTCCGTAAAGTTTGTTGGCACAGCAACTATTGGTACCGATCACGTGGATGTGGCGCATTTGCAAGAGGCTGGAATCGGCTTTGCCTCAGCCCCGGGATCAAATGCGAACTCCGTGGCAGAATATGTTATATCTGCCATAACGTCGCTGCTGCCTGATTATGCAGAAAAGAAAATTGGTATTGTGGGAGTGGGGAATGTTGGTTCTGCGGTGTATAAAAAAAGTGCCGCCTTAGGAATGAAGGCGTTACTTAATGATCCACCCAAGGCACGTAACCTTTCCAGCTTTTCAACCTTACAGGAAACACTTTCTGAGGCTGACGTGGTTACCGTGCATGTTCCCCTTACGTATGATGGCGATACATCTACCTACGGTATGGTAAATGATCACTTCTTGTCTTCTTTAAAACCAGGGGCTCTTTTTATTAATACAAGCCGCGGAAAAACCCTCTGTGCAGAGCCTCTGCTTGCCCACGCTGGACGGCTTGGTGGGTATGTTTTGGATGTATGGCCCGATGAGCCGGAGATCTCCAACGAGTTACTCTCGGTTACTCGTATCGCCACTCCACATATTGCGGGGTATTCCTATGATGGAAAGTGTATGGGCACGGCCATGATTAGTCGTGCTGCGGCGGCGTTCTTTTTCCAGGAGACTGACTGGGTGTATGAGCCGGAACGCGCTTCGGAGGCAACACGGGAGATAGACTATACTCCAGAGGGAGGTGTTGCTGCGGTCGTTCGTGCGGCTTATAATATAGAAGAAGATTCCGGTAAGCTTCACAAAATGACCTCCTTGACGGGGCAGGAGCGGGTTTCGTATTTCCGTTCTTTACGCAGGTCATATCCGCAACGGTATGAGTTTTCACATTATCGAGTACGGGGCATATCTTCGGATACGCACGATGCAAAAAAATTGCGGCTTCTTGGATTCCGCCTGTAA
- a CDS encoding chemotaxis protein CheW encodes MSYDAELIDGFIEETNEVLEEVEPTLIELSQKSSGTPTPDKETINSIFRLFHSMKSSAAFLGFSNIAKITHVAENLIQSIREEELFLTEHIASTLCKTTDLITEILVKIRNDRDDSGFEDRIAQTTALLSQHLEEGKAAPQPKVEEEEAPPSTPTAQAGTISETDDDESTQELLSPDMYNAFISEANEQLDMIEQCFLELESEGFSRAVVDTAYRTMHSFKGNCSFMNFNDLEDYSHLVETILSGVRENKVDITPDTVSFLLEAIDLLRNTVGNISQDHTRTSIENLTTYTELMRDVFSQCFPKEPPAAAAHEQKTEVVKLSPSSNTPEIDPTPQPKTSPVSEDSPGQEKKESSSSKNLTGLKRNMRNDIRVKLEKLDHIINLSGELVIAESMVTRNPALGTIEDEIFSRSIHQLRRICSELQDASMALRMVPLSSTFKKMIRVVHDLSQKIDKKIKLEIIGEDTEVDKTVIELIGDPLVHIIRNSCDHGIESRQERLQNGKSELGNIRIEGRHEGGEVWIIVSDDGRGLNRDKIIQKAIENNLLKEKEIPALSDEEIYRLIFHPGFSTAESISDVSGRGVGMDVVKKNIEKMNGEIDIQSVSGQGSSFIIRIPLTLAIIDGMLIKVGPHQYTLPTLSIKRSITCTEEMLSTSPEGAEILNLDNTFLPVLKLGEILQQETAVTNTTEGILVIVDQGGKEIALLADEIIGQQQTVIKGLSDYLGKARGASGCTILGDGSVSLILDIRSLIEIADEMLSLQETTTG; translated from the coding sequence ATGAGTTATGATGCTGAATTGATTGACGGATTTATCGAAGAGACCAATGAGGTACTAGAAGAGGTAGAACCAACCCTTATTGAACTCTCGCAAAAAAGTTCAGGCACCCCTACACCGGACAAGGAGACAATCAACTCCATATTTCGCCTGTTTCACTCCATGAAAAGCAGTGCAGCCTTTCTTGGGTTTTCGAACATTGCAAAAATTACGCACGTTGCGGAAAATCTCATCCAAAGCATTCGTGAAGAGGAGCTTTTTCTCACCGAGCACATCGCCTCCACCCTCTGTAAAACAACCGATCTCATTACAGAGATACTTGTAAAGATCCGAAATGACAGGGATGATTCTGGCTTTGAAGACCGTATTGCACAGACAACTGCTCTGCTCAGTCAACATCTGGAAGAAGGGAAAGCAGCACCGCAGCCAAAGGTGGAAGAGGAAGAAGCACCTCCGTCAACCCCTACTGCACAAGCAGGTACGATTTCCGAAACCGACGATGATGAGTCCACCCAGGAGCTTCTCTCACCTGATATGTACAATGCATTCATTAGTGAAGCCAATGAACAGCTAGATATGATTGAACAATGTTTCCTTGAGTTAGAATCTGAAGGGTTTTCCCGCGCAGTTGTAGATACGGCTTACCGCACAATGCACAGCTTTAAGGGCAATTGCAGCTTCATGAATTTCAACGACCTGGAAGACTACAGTCATCTTGTAGAGACGATACTCTCCGGTGTTCGTGAAAACAAAGTTGATATCACTCCTGATACAGTATCATTTCTCCTTGAAGCAATTGACTTACTACGAAATACCGTCGGAAATATCAGTCAAGACCATACACGAACGTCTATTGAAAACCTCACAACATACACTGAGCTTATGCGAGATGTGTTCTCCCAGTGCTTTCCCAAGGAGCCCCCCGCTGCAGCAGCTCATGAGCAAAAAACAGAGGTGGTCAAACTCTCTCCCAGCTCAAATACCCCAGAAATAGATCCCACTCCGCAACCCAAAACATCTCCTGTTTCAGAAGACAGTCCTGGCCAAGAAAAGAAAGAGAGCTCCTCTTCGAAAAATCTTACGGGGTTAAAGCGAAATATGCGCAATGATATCAGGGTTAAACTGGAAAAGCTTGATCACATCATCAACCTTTCAGGAGAATTAGTTATTGCCGAATCCATGGTAACACGAAATCCCGCTCTTGGAACTATTGAAGATGAGATATTTAGCCGTTCAATTCACCAATTACGACGCATCTGCAGCGAATTGCAAGATGCATCCATGGCTCTTCGCATGGTACCGCTTTCATCAACCTTTAAAAAGATGATACGCGTCGTGCATGACCTTTCACAAAAAATAGACAAAAAGATAAAGCTTGAAATTATCGGTGAAGATACGGAAGTTGACAAAACAGTCATTGAATTGATTGGCGATCCCCTTGTACATATTATTCGAAACTCCTGTGATCATGGCATCGAATCACGACAAGAGCGCCTCCAGAATGGGAAAAGCGAATTAGGCAATATTCGCATTGAGGGACGCCATGAGGGGGGTGAAGTGTGGATTATTGTCAGTGATGATGGCCGGGGGTTGAATCGGGATAAGATTATTCAAAAAGCCATAGAAAACAATCTTCTCAAAGAAAAGGAAATCCCCGCTCTCTCCGATGAAGAAATCTACCGTCTCATCTTTCACCCGGGATTTTCCACAGCAGAATCAATCTCAGATGTATCCGGTCGTGGGGTCGGCATGGATGTGGTGAAAAAGAACATTGAAAAAATGAATGGGGAAATTGACATTCAGAGTGTAAGCGGCCAGGGAAGTTCTTTTATCATACGAATCCCTCTTACCCTGGCAATTATTGATGGAATGCTGATTAAGGTTGGACCGCATCAATATACCCTACCGACCCTGTCCATAAAACGAAGTATTACCTGTACAGAGGAAATGCTCAGCACGTCCCCTGAGGGAGCAGAAATACTGAACCTTGATAACACCTTTCTCCCCGTTCTAAAATTGGGTGAAATATTACAACAGGAGACGGCAGTTACAAACACCACCGAGGGAATTCTCGTTATTGTTGACCAAGGAGGAAAAGAAATTGCCCTCTTAGCAGATGAAATTATCGGCCAACAGCAAACCGTTATTAAAGGCTTGTCTGACTACCTTGGAAAAGCCCGGGGCGCCTCTGGATGTACCATTCTCGGTGATGGATCTGTGTCTCTTATACTTGATATTCGCTCTCTTATTGAAATTGCTGACGAAATGCTCTCTCTGCAAGAAACAACCACGGGATAA
- a CDS encoding response regulator has translation MNHFVIADDSPLARSFIIKLLRNTTISETHFTEASNGQEVLEYVQTNKVDVIFTDLTMPHTGGLELAKRLTSSTSAFPAKNIVVITSSGNQEERQELAALGVQHILTKPVTQEQMNTVVASLFKGKRKRKERTPYGY, from the coding sequence ATGAACCATTTTGTTATTGCCGATGACTCGCCACTTGCTCGGTCCTTTATAATAAAACTTCTTCGCAACACCACTATTTCAGAGACACATTTTACAGAAGCATCAAACGGTCAAGAAGTCCTTGAATATGTACAAACAAACAAGGTTGATGTTATTTTCACAGACCTTACCATGCCCCACACAGGTGGCCTTGAACTGGCAAAGAGGCTTACAAGTTCTACTTCTGCCTTTCCTGCAAAAAATATCGTTGTCATTACCAGTTCTGGAAATCAGGAAGAGCGACAGGAGCTTGCTGCCCTAGGAGTACAGCATATTCTCACTAAACCGGTTACCCAAGAGCAGATGAACACGGTTGTTGCGTCCCTTTTCAAGGGGAAACGAAAGAGAAAGGAGAGAACCCCCTATGGATATTAA
- a CDS encoding HDOD domain-containing protein — MGVTKEEVLQSAQELKPFNDTTTRLLAIMGDPTHSLHNLTELIQTDAVLSLRVLQHANRYCTHIERKIETIDEAIFFIGEATLTALILSREAHIYGELPGYSTNATSLWDHSLKTALYSHYFIEKIVQDRHLAKVAYTAGLIHDIGKILLSPHLPKEHSLLVDSPDFLEKEKELTGFTHTEAGQLIAKTWKLPRSLRQAITWHHAPSQANKRFQPLTYAVHLGDIASMITGTGTGIDSFSYLLDESYPEHIPIGEDDFSAAMLAVEAAYTATRSQLQL; from the coding sequence ATGGGTGTGACAAAAGAGGAAGTACTTCAATCTGCACAAGAACTAAAACCATTTAATGATACCACAACCCGTCTTCTTGCTATTATGGGAGATCCTACTCATTCCCTCCATAACCTTACCGAGCTTATTCAAACAGACGCTGTATTGTCTCTCCGTGTGCTCCAACATGCCAACCGTTACTGCACACACATAGAACGAAAAATTGAGACGATTGACGAGGCAATATTCTTTATCGGAGAAGCCACACTCACTGCGCTGATTCTCTCTCGAGAAGCTCATATTTATGGCGAGCTTCCAGGATATTCTACCAATGCGACAAGCTTATGGGATCACTCCCTTAAAACAGCCTTATACAGTCACTATTTTATAGAAAAAATTGTACAAGACAGACATTTGGCAAAAGTAGCTTATACAGCCGGCCTCATCCATGATATTGGAAAAATACTCCTGTCTCCACATCTTCCAAAAGAACACTCCCTCCTTGTAGACAGCCCAGATTTTCTCGAGAAAGAGAAAGAACTCACGGGGTTTACCCACACCGAAGCAGGACAGCTTATTGCAAAGACATGGAAACTTCCCCGATCGCTCCGGCAAGCTATTACGTGGCATCATGCTCCATCTCAAGCGAACAAGCGGTTTCAACCCTTGACATATGCCGTTCATTTAGGTGATATCGCGTCCATGATTACGGGAACCGGAACTGGAATTGATAGTTTTTCTTACCTCCTTGACGAATCGTATCCTGAGCATATACCCATAGGAGAAGATGATTTCTCCGCAGCCATGCTTGCTGTAGAAGCAGCATATACCGCAACCCGAAGCCAATTACAATTATGA
- a CDS encoding PfkB family carbohydrate kinase has product MSKPAHLREYDLTILGELFVEFLAEDAPLADARTFSRSIGGDATYTAVTAARQLAKVQYLSAIGRDPYHALIRSSLKDENINTDLLISVFGNNGINLIDTGVESEDLREYQFNRPGTAAKEITPSLIDKSIITNSRIVYGSGEFQAISKECRQTLFKAFYTGHTNECMVAYDPNLRLHRWSLEDAREALWSILPFVDVLLPSAPQETKALFGYERPVDVIGFLWDRGVNVVVVKNGPAGCMVGYNGKIEEYTCPPTQEKFTAFVHIGSVFNGAFLSSIAKGYDPFHAARDAMQITYEKGASGNGIPHIPAFHKL; this is encoded by the coding sequence ATGTCAAAACCAGCACACCTTCGGGAATACGACCTTACCATATTGGGAGAACTCTTCGTTGAGTTTCTTGCTGAAGACGCGCCCCTTGCGGATGCTCGAACATTTTCCCGCAGCATCGGTGGTGACGCTACCTATACGGCTGTAACAGCAGCACGTCAACTTGCCAAAGTACAGTACCTCTCCGCCATAGGCCGTGACCCCTATCACGCCCTCATACGCAGTAGTCTCAAAGACGAAAACATCAATACAGACTTGCTTATTTCCGTATTTGGAAACAACGGCATCAATCTTATTGACACGGGAGTCGAAAGCGAAGACCTGCGAGAATACCAGTTTAACCGCCCGGGCACAGCCGCAAAAGAAATCACCCCTTCACTCATCGACAAGAGCATTATTACCAACAGCAGAATTGTCTACGGCTCGGGTGAGTTTCAGGCAATTTCGAAAGAGTGCCGGCAAACGCTGTTTAAAGCATTTTATACAGGACACACAAATGAGTGTATGGTGGCGTATGACCCAAACCTACGGCTCCATCGCTGGAGCCTTGAAGATGCGCGGGAAGCTCTCTGGAGCATACTCCCCTTTGTAGATGTTCTCCTTCCCTCAGCACCACAGGAAACAAAGGCTCTTTTTGGCTACGAACGCCCCGTTGATGTTATTGGGTTCCTCTGGGATCGAGGAGTCAATGTGGTCGTGGTAAAAAACGGCCCAGCAGGGTGTATGGTGGGGTATAATGGCAAGATAGAAGAGTACACCTGCCCCCCGACACAAGAAAAATTCACCGCCTTCGTACATATCGGCAGCGTATTCAACGGGGCATTTTTATCCTCTATTGCAAAGGGATACGACCCCTTTCATGCTGCACGAGACGCAATGCAAATAACCTACGAGAAGGGCGCCTCTGGAAATGGAATACCCCATATCCCCGCCTTTCATAAGCTTTAA
- a CDS encoding chemotaxis protein CheD — translation MSNTIILRVGDLEATNKGGAILKTYALGSCVAVMILDPRQKCISMAHVALPESAISPSKAKLLPGYFADTAVPELLEQMKKTAGEISRPRQLIVKLCGGASISDSNNTFNIGKRNTLAVKKALWKYGITPKAEDTGEGFSRTVTLFQKNGIAQITSPGKTDWKL, via the coding sequence ATGAGTAACACCATAATACTTCGCGTTGGAGACCTTGAAGCAACAAACAAGGGGGGAGCCATTTTAAAAACATATGCCTTAGGATCATGCGTAGCAGTGATGATTCTTGACCCACGCCAAAAATGTATAAGCATGGCTCATGTTGCCCTCCCGGAATCAGCGATCAGTCCGTCAAAGGCAAAATTACTTCCCGGTTATTTTGCTGATACCGCCGTTCCAGAACTGCTTGAACAAATGAAAAAAACTGCAGGAGAGATTTCCAGACCACGGCAACTGATTGTGAAGCTCTGTGGAGGCGCCAGTATATCTGATAGCAACAACACCTTTAATATCGGAAAACGCAACACCCTTGCTGTAAAAAAAGCCCTCTGGAAATATGGTATAACCCCAAAAGCTGAGGATACAGGAGAGGGGTTCAGCAGAACAGTTACTCTCTTCCAGAAAAACGGTATAGCGCAAATAACAAGCCCCGGAAAAACTGACTGGAAACTGTGA
- a CDS encoding CheR family methyltransferase, which yields MNMITASNTEFETISRIVYDKFGIHLTDKKRTLVNSRLQSILRKYGFTSFSQYISYIQKGEHKDALVELINRISTNHTFFFREIQHFTFLKNYVLPDIEDRNKDAHRKKFKIWCAAASSGEEPYSLMIEILDYFGHKYSQWDGGLLATDISRDALDKAHRAIYAADRMKNISPARIQKYFKKRSDGTYEVKEQAKKEVLFKILNLVTPPYPLKGDFDLISCRNVMIYFDNPTKEALVQRLYDQLRPGGFLFTGHSESLNSLSHNFRLVQSAIYQKPPLSSNR from the coding sequence ATGAATATGATTACCGCATCGAATACAGAGTTTGAAACCATATCGCGTATTGTCTACGACAAATTTGGCATACACCTTACAGATAAAAAGCGAACCCTCGTGAATAGTCGGCTCCAGAGCATCCTTAGGAAATATGGCTTTACCAGTTTTTCCCAGTACATCAGTTACATTCAAAAGGGTGAACACAAAGATGCCCTCGTGGAACTTATTAATCGCATCTCTACAAATCACACCTTCTTTTTTCGGGAAATACAACATTTCACCTTCCTAAAAAACTATGTACTTCCCGACATCGAAGATCGCAACAAAGACGCTCATCGAAAAAAATTCAAAATATGGTGTGCTGCTGCCTCAAGTGGCGAAGAGCCATACTCTCTCATGATTGAAATCTTAGACTATTTTGGCCACAAGTACAGCCAGTGGGACGGGGGACTTCTTGCTACTGATATCAGCAGAGACGCCCTCGACAAAGCCCACCGCGCAATCTACGCAGCTGACCGAATGAAAAATATATCACCCGCACGTATTCAAAAATATTTCAAAAAACGATCCGACGGGACATATGAGGTAAAGGAACAGGCCAAGAAAGAGGTCCTGTTTAAAATACTGAATCTCGTTACTCCTCCCTATCCACTAAAAGGAGACTTTGATCTTATCAGCTGTCGTAATGTCATGATATACTTTGACAATCCTACAAAAGAAGCCTTAGTACAGCGTCTCTATGACCAGTTACGTCCAGGAGGTTTCTTATTTACGGGACATTCTGAGTCTCTCAACAGCCTTTCACATAATTTCAGGCTTGTACAATCTGCAATCTATCAAAAACCGCCTCTATCATCGAACCGGTAA